The genomic interval CTCTTCTTTTTCTTAAAGTAAAGCATTTAACTTTCTATTCGTCAAAGTGAAATTAATAGAGGGTTCTGAAAATAAAATCAATCTATAAAAAATAGGGGAACAATAATGCAATCAAAAACAAATCACTCTTTTAAAATAAAATCACTTTCTGAGCAGGGAGTTTTTGCAGGGTATGCCAGTGCCTATACTTTGGATGCCCATCACGAGGTGGTGGAACGGGGGGCTTTTCAAAAAAACTTAACCCTTATGGAAGCAGGCCAAGGCATGCCCAAGATGCTGTGGCAACATGACCCCATGCAACCCATTGGCCGATGGGAAAAAATTGTTGAAAATGACCAGGGTCTTTATGTTGAGGGTAGATTATTTTTGGAACTTCCTAAAGCGCAAGAAGCTTATATTTTGGTGAAAGAGGGCGTTGTGGATGGGTTATCAATTGGGTTTGAAGTCGTGCGGTCAAAAAAAATGCCCAATCATCGACTGTTGCAAGAGATCAAACTGCATGAGATTTCTTTGGTGACCTTTCCTGCTAATACTCAGGCCCGGGTGCAAACGGTTAAACAGATTTCTGACATAGATTGCTTGATCAGGCAAATAGATAAATTAAAAGGGGCCATGGCTTGATGCAGATTTATTTTGCCTGGGCGGGGGTGGGGGAAGAATTTGATTTCCTACTTCACAGTCGCGAAGATGAAGATGTTTTGGCTTTTCGGCTGAGCCATAAGGAGGGGGAATTCCCGGTTCTGGAAGTTGAAGTGCCTTTTGTAAAAACATATGATTCAGATTGTCATCATAAGGTTTTTCTAAGCTGCCCCAAGGGTCTTTTGTTTACGGGGCATGTGGAAGGGATGCCTGTTCGGCAAGAGGGAGATTCCCGCTGGCTTACCTTTGTGGCGAAAAGATCGGATTGGGCGGATCAGGTAGATCGTGGAATTGAAGGGTTGAAAAAGTTACCCCAGTGGGAGCCCCTGTTGGTGGCGCAAGAGGATCACAAGAATCTAGTAGAGGTGCTGAAAAATTTCACGGTAGAGCCACATTGGGATCGGCGGACGGGAGAGCTGACGTTTTCAGATCTGTTTATAGGGCGGCAGAACCTAGATCTGGGTGATGAATTTTTTGCCGATAGTTTAAAGGTGAGCGGTTCTGAGGGGCTTTGTGCCCGGGTTAACATGAGTGCAAAAGTGCAGTGGGTGCAACGGTACGAAGGACTTGTGGATTTAAGCGGCGCTTTTGGCGAACGGGGGATGATCAGTACGCTGACCCCCAGCTTTTTGAAACAGTCTTGGTGGCAGAAGGGGCATTTTTTGCGGAATAGTGGGTACGCCATTTTGAAGAGCGGCTTGAAAGAAGTAAGGGCTGTTGAAATGGGGGGATTGGGGATTTTCCCCCAGCGGAGTGTGGATTTTGAAACGCCAGAGGGGACGAAAAATTTACCCCGGATGTGGTTTACACCCACCCTGATTTTTCATTGGAAATATAGACAAAAACGTCAGGAGATTCTGGAGCTTTCTTTAAGCTTAGCAACCACAGAGAAGGGACAGGAAAAGGATTTTTCTGTCCAGTTGGAAAATATATCCTTTGATGAACCGGTGCCATTATGGCGCCCCCATGAGTGGCATGTGCCCAAAAGTCAGGTTCTGCGAGAGGGAATTCTGTATGAATGCAAACAACTGCACGAAAGTGGAGATCAATTTGACAATAATTTGTGGACTGATAAGGGGGTGGTCCCCTGTGCTTTGGAGGATCCGGCCTCAGCCACCTTTTTCTTGACGGCTAGGGGTGAAAAAGCGGTTGATGCTTTGATTGAACGGGCACGGGCCCATGTAATAAGCAGTCTGCAGACCGTGCGAGTCTATTTGGAAATGCCTTTTGAGGATGCTGTTGATTTGACCTGTGATACGGTGGTGAGCGTGAAAGATGATCGGCTTCCCGGGGGCTGTGTTCAAGGAAAAGTAAAAGAATACGGATTCGTGGGCCAGGGAGATGGAGGCAATTTTTATGCCTATATGACTTTGGGGGTTGTGCCAGAGAATTTGAAAGATGTGGGGATGATTGTGGGGTCAGGTATAGGAAGCCAAGTGAGTTCGTAGGGTATCAGATATGACCTAAAGGGGCAGCTGCCCACGGAAGGGATTGTGAATCCAGCCGCGTTAGAACCCCAAGATTTTGTGCAAGAGATTAAAATAGAAAATGATGCAGAGGATCAAAATATGAGTTTAGCAGGGCAGTCTTTCAAGGGAATTTTTCATGCGCAAAAAATGATGCAGGGGCGGCCAACACGGGTGAGGGTGGTGCTGAGGAAGTTGGGAGGGATAGAATGTCTGACTAGTACCTTTCCTATAAATTAACGATTACTTCGTGAAATTGCGGGATCTCGATTTCATCATGTACATCAGTACAATCAGAAACCTCGACCCTGGTTTCACTCGAATTGCCCACAAAAAATATAGGTTTTTAGGTAAAGAAAAGGAAGCTGGATTGCTTCGTCAGCCTACGGCTTTTTCGCAAGGACGTGGAAGGAGTCGGCTTCGCGAGTCCCGCGGGGGATGGCGAGCCAGCCATTCCTTTCAGGGCACCCTGAAAGGCTGCGACGCACTCCCTTTTCGCCAGGCTAGTTATTAACAAAAAAGGAGAACAAAATGATTAAATGGATTCAACATATGTTTGACGGATCAAAGCAGCCGGCTAGGTCTATGGTGGCCATGCAGTCTTTGGGGCAACCAGTCTGGACGCCCCGCCAATATGATAGTTTGGCAACTGAGGGCTACCAAAATAATGTGATTGCCTTTCGGTGCGTGAATTTGATCGCCCGCAACGTATCTATGCCACCATGTTTACTGTACGATTATGAACATGAGATCGATCAGCACCCCCTGGTAGATCTGATCACACGGCCGAACCCCATTCAAAATCGTGGCTCTTTTTTAGAGTCTCTGGTTAGCTATTTACTGCTGTCAGGAAATGCTTATGTGGAGGCCGTGGGGCGCGAGGGGCAAGTGAAGGAATTACATTTGTTGCGCCCAGACCGTATGCAAATTATCCCGGGTGAAAATGGGGTGCCTAAGGCCTATGTATACCAAATCAATAATAAAAAACGGGTGATTCCTGTAGATGAGGAAACAGGGCAGTCACCCTTGCTGCATCTAAAACTTTTTCACCCTTTAAATGATTGGTACGGTATGAGCCCCTTGGAGGCCGCGGCAGCAGCCATTGACCAGCATAATGCGGTGGGGAGTCATAATCTGGCCCTGTTGCAAAATGGTGGCCGGCCGAGTGGAGCGTTGATGGTGAAGGCTTCAGAGGGACGGCCGGGGGGATCCCTAACGCCGTCCCAACGGGCTACTTTAAAAGATGAAATGCACAGCCTATATGCAGGGGCACAAAATGCAGGAAAGCTGATGATTTTGGAAGGAGATCTGGAGTGGAAAGAAATGGGATTGGGGCCAAAAGATTTAGACTTTGTATCAGGCAAGAATCTTTCAGCCCGGGAAATTGCCCAGGCTTACGGTGTGCCCTCTATGCTGGTGGGGGTGCCGGGGGAAGCCACTTTTGCGAACTATAAAGAGGCTCGGTTTCACCTGTGGGAAGATACGGTGCTGCCTTTGTTGCATATGGTTATGGGGGAAATGAATCGGTGGTTGGTGCCCCATTTTTCAGAGACCCTGTGGTTTACCTATGACGCCGATGCCATCCCCGCCCTTTCCATGCGTCGGGAAACTCTTTGGAACAGAATTCAACAGGCGACTTTTCTGACGACGAATGAGAAGCGTCATGCGTTAGGGTATTCACCTTTGGAAGGTGGGGATCTTTTTCCAATCCCATAAATCAGCACCTACTTCGCATCCTTGAAATAAAATTTTTTAATACATATATGAGTAGTTGTTTTAATGCTTTATAGGATAATTAAATGAAGAAATATTTTGTAAAAGTTGCAATGTTATTGGCCCTTGCTGGTATTGTATTTACCAGTTTTCAAGCTTGTGGGGCGGGACGTGATATTGAAGCGGATGTTGTAAATTTTCTTGCTTTGCAATTTAGGGAGAGAGATTCTGCAGTTAATCTTTCTGGCTCTATATCTCCAGAAAAAAGCGATACCTCAGATGTCTTCGATGAGGAAGAACAGGCAAAGCAAGAAGCTGAAATGTTGATGTTTGTAAAGACTTCCTTTGTTGATAAAAAACTTAACAGAGACCAGATAAAAGCAGAAGAAGAAAGCCTTAAAAACAGGACAGTCAATTTTCACTATATGGGGTTGCCGGTAGACGAAAAAAATAGAACAGTTGCGATCAGTGAGATGAATGAAGGGATTGAAAAAGGGCATATCACTGCCAAGAATTTTCTTACCAGCATTAATGAAGTTTTTCAGAAAGCGTCAACAAGATATTTAGCTGCACAAATGAATAGGCTTCCTGAAAAGAAAAAGCAGCATGATTATTCTTCTTTAGCGCATGTGGCAGCTAAAAGACAAGCGGATGCAATTCGTGAAAAAGCGAGTCGTTTTGTTATACATCCATCACAAGAGGATTGTCCGCAAGAAACAGAGACTCTGCCTGAAAAGGTACACGGTAATAGTTTTGATTGGGGAAATTTTAAAACTCAACTTTCGGCTCATGTTGAGAAAGAAGGTCGAAAAGCTGTGCAAAAAAGAAGAGCAGAATCTGTAGATGAGGACAGTGATCAGAAAAAATCACCCAAAGTTCTAGAATCTAAAACCATAAAAGCTACGAAACCTAAGCAAAGAAGGCTTGTGGTGAAGAGTCAAGAGCCATCTGAATCTGAAGAAGATCTTGACCTATCAGATGAAGACAGCGATTGGGAAAAAACTACTGCAGTTCTAAAGTCTGCGCAAAAAAGAAAAGCGGCAGAAAAGAGGCCTCAAGATCATACGAAGCTTTTAGAAAAATTGAAGGAATTTAAATTTTCTGAAGGCGAGATAGCCCCAGAGTATAGTAAGCTGGCCTTGACCGTTTTAACGGATGGCATTAGGTGTGGAGAGATTACAGCTGAAAATTTTGATAGGGAAGTTGATCAAGTTTTTCAGGAGTGTGCACCCTCTTTTCAGAAATTGGAGGCAAGACAAAAAAGAGATCAAGCAAAAGGCCGCATGGGGAAGGTAGCTGCGCAGTCTAAGATTTTAAGGCTTAAGCCCTATCTGGCTGAGCCCACAGAAGATGAATGTGCGGTGAATACACCGATTCATACTGCAAACAAGGATTTGATCAAAAAACTTTATGATTTTCAGTATAAGGGTTTTATAGATGATGAGCATAGGGGGATTGCCCTTAGCATTCTTGAAAAAAAAATTCAAGATGGCACCATAAATAATGAAAATTTTAAGATTGAGGTTCTAAAGGAATTTAGCGTTCAGTCTTATGCATTTGAGAGCGCCTTGGGTAGATCGATGAAGCCGAAAGCAGAAAAAAAAGAGAAGTCTATGCAATCCTTAAGCCCAGAGGTAGTAGACTTAACGGGAATTGGTGAAAACGACTTTTTGATAGAACCTATTTTTTTGAATCCTTTTAAAATAGACTTAGCTTCACAGGGGAGTCTGACAGGAAGGCAATCTATAGATTTTTCTTTGCAGCCACACGATTTGTTTCAGGACTTGAGTGAAATTCGTGTCTATAAACAAAATATTCTTCTTTCACAACTGGATGGATCTAAATCCTTATAACATAGCAGGCCTTCAGGGAATTGAGCGACAAGATTTTTCCCAGCATATGCAATAATCGCATTCCGCCCATTAAATTTTTGATGTATCTTATTAGTTGAAAAATGATAGATAAAACAACTGGATATAATTATGGAGATGTGAATGGAAAGTTTAAAAAAGAATATACTAATTGGTTTGGTGCTACTAAGTTTTTTTCCTGATTTGAGAGCAGCAGCCGTTGATTCTGAAAACTCTGGCCCTGCTTATTTAAGTCCTGCTGTTTCTAGAAAATATGGTCGGGAGGAGCGATCGCCCCTAAGGGTGGCAAATAGATCTACCAAGACATGGGTTGCAGAAAAATCTTTACCAAAAGAACAGTCAGACACCGTTCAACTGTTCAAACAGTATAGTGTATT from Alphaproteobacteria bacterium carries:
- a CDS encoding HK97 family phage prohead protease; protein product: MQSKTNHSFKIKSLSEQGVFAGYASAYTLDAHHEVVERGAFQKNLTLMEAGQGMPKMLWQHDPMQPIGRWEKIVENDQGLYVEGRLFLELPKAQEAYILVKEGVVDGLSIGFEVVRSKKMPNHRLLQEIKLHEISLVTFPANTQARVQTVKQISDIDCLIRQIDKLKGAMA
- a CDS encoding phage portal protein, yielding MIKWIQHMFDGSKQPARSMVAMQSLGQPVWTPRQYDSLATEGYQNNVIAFRCVNLIARNVSMPPCLLYDYEHEIDQHPLVDLITRPNPIQNRGSFLESLVSYLLLSGNAYVEAVGREGQVKELHLLRPDRMQIIPGENGVPKAYVYQINNKKRVIPVDEETGQSPLLHLKLFHPLNDWYGMSPLEAAAAAIDQHNAVGSHNLALLQNGGRPSGALMVKASEGRPGGSLTPSQRATLKDEMHSLYAGAQNAGKLMILEGDLEWKEMGLGPKDLDFVSGKNLSAREIAQAYGVPSMLVGVPGEATFANYKEARFHLWEDTVLPLLHMVMGEMNRWLVPHFSETLWFTYDADAIPALSMRRETLWNRIQQATFLTTNEKRHALGYSPLEGGDLFPIP